From Roseovarius sp. EL26, the proteins below share one genomic window:
- a CDS encoding peptidylprolyl isomerase, protein MLFSRPLRPVYSLLTVGFLTLPAIAQETPDPDQVLAEINGEKITLGHVIAMRTTLPAQYDQVADQILFDGLLNQLVQQTLLMQAGEGEPSKLTQLSIENERRALIANANSRGVLIQDIDDGAIETLYNERYTSAPQETEYNAAHILVETEDEAKAIIATLDDGADFTEQAKEKSIGPSSTSGGELGWFGAGTMVAPFFEGVKTLQAGEHTADPVQTEFGWHVILLKETRDVERPKLEEVRGALEEELRTTAFEDYLAELESKADIIRTDVNGFDPKVINDIDILEN, encoded by the coding sequence ATGTTATTTTCTCGCCCTCTTCGACCAGTTTATTCTCTGTTGACTGTCGGGTTTCTAACCCTTCCAGCCATCGCACAAGAGACCCCCGACCCTGATCAGGTTCTGGCCGAAATCAATGGCGAAAAAATCACGCTGGGTCATGTCATTGCAATGCGGACCACCCTGCCTGCGCAATATGATCAGGTTGCTGATCAAATCTTGTTTGACGGTCTCCTCAATCAGTTGGTGCAACAAACCCTGTTAATGCAAGCCGGTGAAGGCGAGCCATCAAAGTTAACGCAGTTGTCGATAGAAAACGAACGCCGCGCACTGATCGCCAATGCCAACAGCCGGGGTGTTTTGATACAAGATATCGATGATGGTGCAATCGAAACGCTTTATAACGAACGCTATACCTCCGCCCCGCAGGAGACAGAGTATAACGCGGCACATATCCTTGTTGAAACCGAAGATGAAGCAAAAGCGATTATCGCAACGCTTGACGATGGTGCCGATTTTACCGAGCAAGCCAAGGAAAAATCAATCGGCCCCTCAAGCACCAGCGGCGGTGAACTGGGTTGGTTCGGTGCTGGCACCATGGTCGCCCCATTCTTTGAGGGTGTGAAAACCCTGCAAGCCGGTGAACATACCGCGGATCCGGTGCAGACAGAATTTGGCTGGCACGTGATTTTGCTCAAAGAAACCCGTGACGTTGAACGCCCAAAACTTGAAGAAGTGCGCGGCGCGCTCGAAGAAGAGTTGCGCACCACTGCATTTGAAGATTATCTGGCCGAGCTTGAAAGCAAGGCGGATATCATTCGCACGGACGTGAACGGGTTTGATCCAAAAGTGATCAACGACATCGACATTTTGGAGAACTAA
- the secA gene encoding preprotein translocase subunit SecA has protein sequence MLGLGTVAKKIFGTPNDRMVKATRPLVQKINALEPEFEALSDEGLIEKTAEFKRRFEGGEALDQLLPEAFANCREGARRALGLRAFDVQLMGGIFLHQGNISEMKTGEGKTLVATFPSYLNALTGRGVHIVTVNDYLARRDAEWMSKVYTALGMTTGVVYPQQPDAEKKEAYASDVTYATNNELGFDYLRDNMKSSLEEMNQRDHHFAVVDEVDSILIDEARTPLIISGPAQDRSELYTAIDKLIPELAEEHYKIDEKSRNVTFTDEGNEFLEELLQQHGLLEGEQSLYDPESTTIVHHVNQGLRAHKLFARDKEYIVRDGDVVLIDEFTGRMMAGRRLSDGLHQAIEAKEGCDIQPENVTLAQVTFQNYFRLYDKLSGMTGTAATEAEEFGEIYGLGVVEVPTNKPIARIDKDDAIYRTQAEKYQAILEEIRMGHEKGQPILVGTTSIEKSEQLSQMLTQAEITHNVLNARQHEQEAQIVADAGKLNAVTIATNMAGRGTDIKLGGNVEFKIMEAIEADPDGDHQSIRERIEAEHQAAEEAVMAAGGLFVLATERHESRRIDNQLRGRSGRQGDAGRSAFFLSLDDDLMRIFGSERLEKVLSTLGMKEGEAIIHPWVNKSLERAQAKVEGRNFDIRKQLLKFDDVMNEQRKVIFKQRLDIMRADNLSSVAQEMRHEVISDLVDTYMPPKTYADQWDTEGLHAAIGEQLNIDAPVVSWAAEEGVDDEDIIERLENAADEMMAQKASQFGPENMRMIEKQMLLQTIDAKWREHLLTLEHLRSVVGFRGYAQRDPLNEYKNESFQLFETMLDSLRHEVTQKLSQVRPISEEEQQAMMQQLIQQQQAMAAATSNEEQEASADAVDGFDENDSSTWGNPSRNDSCPCGSGKKFKHCHGRLA, from the coding sequence ATGCTGGGTTTAGGAACTGTCGCCAAAAAGATTTTCGGCACCCCAAATGACCGGATGGTCAAGGCGACGCGCCCGCTGGTGCAAAAGATTAACGCACTGGAGCCAGAATTTGAGGCCCTGTCAGACGAGGGGCTGATCGAAAAGACCGCAGAATTTAAACGCCGTTTTGAGGGTGGGGAAGCTCTGGATCAGCTTCTACCGGAGGCCTTTGCCAACTGTCGAGAAGGCGCGCGCCGGGCGTTGGGTCTGCGTGCGTTTGATGTACAGCTGATGGGCGGCATTTTCCTGCATCAAGGTAATATCTCGGAAATGAAAACCGGCGAAGGTAAAACGCTTGTGGCGACCTTCCCATCTTATCTGAACGCGCTGACGGGTCGCGGTGTGCATATCGTGACGGTGAACGACTATCTGGCCCGCCGAGATGCCGAATGGATGAGTAAGGTTTACACCGCCTTGGGTATGACCACTGGCGTTGTTTATCCACAGCAACCTGATGCTGAGAAGAAAGAGGCTTATGCCTCAGACGTGACCTATGCCACCAACAATGAGCTGGGTTTTGACTATTTGCGCGACAACATGAAATCGTCGTTGGAAGAAATGAACCAGCGCGATCATCACTTTGCTGTGGTTGATGAGGTCGACTCGATCTTGATCGACGAGGCGCGAACACCGCTGATCATCTCAGGACCGGCACAGGACCGTAGCGAGCTTTACACAGCAATTGATAAGCTGATCCCTGAACTGGCTGAAGAGCATTACAAAATCGATGAAAAGTCGCGCAACGTGACCTTTACCGATGAGGGTAATGAGTTTCTTGAGGAACTGTTGCAACAGCATGGCCTGCTGGAAGGCGAGCAGTCGCTTTATGATCCTGAAAGCACCACGATTGTGCATCACGTCAATCAGGGGCTGCGGGCACACAAGCTGTTTGCCCGTGACAAAGAATATATCGTGCGCGATGGTGATGTGGTTCTGATTGATGAATTTACCGGCCGGATGATGGCGGGGCGACGTTTGTCAGACGGGTTACATCAGGCGATTGAGGCCAAAGAAGGTTGTGATATTCAGCCTGAAAATGTGACGCTCGCGCAGGTGACATTCCAGAACTATTTCCGTCTGTACGACAAGCTGAGCGGGATGACCGGAACCGCAGCCACTGAGGCCGAGGAGTTCGGTGAGATTTACGGGCTTGGTGTGGTCGAAGTGCCGACCAATAAGCCGATCGCCCGGATCGACAAGGATGACGCGATTTATCGGACACAGGCCGAGAAATATCAGGCTATTCTGGAAGAGATCCGCATGGGCCACGAGAAAGGCCAACCGATTCTGGTCGGGACAACCTCGATCGAAAAATCTGAGCAGCTTAGCCAGATGCTGACGCAAGCAGAGATCACGCACAATGTTTTGAATGCGCGCCAGCACGAGCAGGAAGCGCAGATTGTTGCGGATGCTGGTAAATTAAACGCGGTCACGATTGCCACCAACATGGCCGGTCGTGGGACCGACATCAAACTGGGTGGCAACGTCGAGTTTAAGATCATGGAAGCGATCGAAGCAGACCCAGATGGTGATCATCAATCTATTCGTGAGCGTATCGAAGCGGAGCATCAAGCGGCAGAAGAAGCTGTTATGGCGGCGGGTGGCCTGTTCGTTTTGGCAACAGAGCGGCATGAATCGCGCCGGATCGATAACCAGCTGCGCGGCCGGTCTGGCCGTCAGGGGGATGCGGGACGATCGGCGTTCTTCCTGAGCCTTGATGACGACTTGATGCGGATCTTTGGCTCTGAGCGGCTTGAAAAAGTTCTTTCGACGCTGGGTATGAAAGAGGGCGAGGCGATCATTCACCCTTGGGTGAACAAGTCGCTGGAGCGTGCGCAGGCCAAGGTCGAAGGACGTAACTTTGACATCCGTAAGCAGTTGCTGAAATTCGATGATGTGATGAATGAGCAGCGTAAGGTGATCTTTAAGCAACGTCTTGATATCATGCGTGCTGATAACCTTTCATCCGTCGCGCAGGAAATGCGCCATGAGGTGATCAGCGATCTTGTTGATACCTATATGCCACCAAAAACATATGCAGATCAGTGGGATACCGAAGGTTTGCATGCGGCCATCGGAGAGCAATTAAACATTGATGCGCCCGTTGTGAGCTGGGCCGCAGAAGAAGGTGTAGATGACGAAGACATCATCGAGCGCCTAGAGAATGCAGCCGACGAGATGATGGCACAGAAGGCCTCGCAATTCGGTCCGGAAAACATGCGGATGATTGAAAAGCAGATGCTACTGCAAACGATTGACGCGAAATGGCGCGAGCATTTGCTGACGCTTGAGCACCTGCGTAGCGTTGTGGGTTTCCGTGGCTATGCACAACGTGATCCATTGAACGAATACAAGAACGAATCCTTTCAATTGTTTGAAACCATGTTGGATAGCCTTCGCCATGAGGTGACACAGAAACTGTCGCAAGTGCGGCCAATTTCTGAAGAAGAACAGCAGGCGATGATGCAACAGCTGATCCAACAACAGCAGGCAATGGCAGCGGCTACCTCGAACGAGGAGCAGGAAGCCAGCGCTGATGCCGTTGATGGATTTGATGAGAATGATTCGTCGACTTGGGGGAACCCAAGTAGAAATGATTCATGCCCTTGCGGTTCCGGTAAAAAATTCAAACATTGTCACGGACGTTTGGCATAA
- a CDS encoding substrate-binding domain-containing protein, whose translation MKWGRAAGFAALFSFAGAPVAVAQDVNLTSHDGQIEITGDLLGFDGEFYRVDTVYGELTVDGSGVICSGPGCPNLENYVARLTFSGAPVVGRVLMPALIEAFAIRNDFEVRRDNLQDGQFLYALMARDSDALLAEFTFHLTNTDEGFADLLANEADVVMAVREVRPEEVVRARERGLGDLTAQGRSRVIALDALVPVVAPDNPVQEITPLQLSQVLAGQISNWRNLGGVDAPIDLHVRDQVSGLGQATFDQLLVPVEQGLRDDVYRHTSNLALTEAVTNGPFSLGVTSRSEPGDSRELALSGACGFALKASRTAMKTEDYPLTAPLFLYFPALRLPKIGREFVNYLNDPSAQLVIRRAGFVDQNPEEIAVNVQGDRFANAIAQAGKDVDLAELQRMVQALTPLQRLTTTFRFEAGSSRLDAQSRSNVLQLAHAMESGAYDARRLVFVGFSDGEGGAAANRDIAMRRAETVRQAVETAAETADLSGIGLETHAFGEAMPMACDDSAWGRQVNRRVEVWVR comes from the coding sequence ATGAAATGGGGGCGTGCGGCGGGTTTCGCGGCACTTTTTTCTTTTGCGGGGGCTCCCGTTGCTGTTGCCCAGGATGTAAACTTGACATCGCATGATGGTCAGATCGAAATCACCGGTGATCTCTTGGGATTTGACGGTGAATTTTATCGTGTAGATACAGTTTATGGAGAATTGACCGTCGACGGCTCTGGCGTAATCTGCTCAGGCCCTGGCTGTCCTAATCTGGAAAACTATGTAGCGCGTTTAACTTTTTCTGGTGCACCTGTGGTTGGGCGGGTGTTGATGCCTGCACTGATTGAGGCCTTTGCAATTCGCAACGACTTTGAGGTCAGGAGAGATAACCTACAGGATGGGCAGTTTCTGTACGCGCTTATGGCTCGCGATAGCGATGCGTTGCTGGCAGAATTCACCTTTCATCTGACAAATACTGACGAAGGCTTCGCCGATCTTTTGGCGAACGAAGCAGATGTCGTCATGGCCGTGCGTGAAGTTCGGCCAGAGGAGGTCGTGCGCGCGCGGGAACGCGGCCTTGGGGATCTGACTGCGCAGGGACGCAGCCGGGTGATCGCATTGGATGCGCTGGTACCGGTTGTGGCCCCAGATAATCCGGTGCAGGAAATTACACCATTACAACTGTCGCAAGTTCTGGCGGGGCAGATTTCAAACTGGCGAAATTTGGGTGGTGTTGATGCTCCCATAGATCTGCATGTACGGGATCAGGTTTCCGGCCTTGGGCAGGCGACTTTTGACCAACTTCTAGTGCCGGTTGAGCAAGGTTTGCGCGATGACGTTTACCGTCACACCAGTAATCTGGCACTGACCGAGGCCGTTACAAATGGCCCGTTTTCGCTGGGCGTGACCAGCCGGTCAGAGCCGGGGGACAGTCGCGAGTTGGCCCTGAGTGGCGCTTGTGGTTTTGCATTGAAAGCCTCTAGGACGGCGATGAAAACCGAAGATTACCCGCTGACCGCACCATTATTTTTGTATTTTCCTGCGCTGCGGTTGCCGAAAATAGGCCGAGAGTTTGTGAATTACCTGAATGACCCATCGGCGCAGTTGGTGATCCGCAGGGCAGGTTTTGTGGATCAAAACCCAGAAGAAATCGCGGTTAATGTGCAAGGTGACCGGTTCGCCAATGCGATTGCGCAGGCTGGCAAAGATGTGGATCTGGCTGAACTGCAGCGAATGGTGCAGGCGCTGACACCTCTGCAACGATTGACCACCACATTCCGATTCGAAGCTGGATCAAGCAGGCTGGACGCGCAATCGCGCTCAAATGTATTGCAACTTGCCCATGCTATGGAATCCGGGGCGTATGATGCTCGGCGTCTGGTTTTTGTGGGCTTCAGCGACGGAGAGGGTGGGGCGGCCGCAAATCGTGATATCGCCATGCGCCGTGCTGAAACCGTGCGCCAAGCGGTGGAGACTGCGGCAGAAACCGCTGATCTGTCTGGAATTGGGTTAGAGACGCACGCGTTCGGGGAGGCGATGCCAATGGCTTGTGATGACAGTGCCTGGGGCCGACAGGTCAATCGCCGAGTCGAGGTCTGGGTGCGCTAG